One genomic region from Lepisosteus oculatus isolate fLepOcu1 chromosome 20, fLepOcu1.hap2, whole genome shotgun sequence encodes:
- the mc1r gene encoding melanocyte-stimulating hormone receptor has translation MNVTAFNPLIMKHLEVSPLDSTHWENTSNVSLGSPNSTGCEQITIPHEIFLTLGLISLVENILVVLAIIKNRNLHSPMYYFICCLAVSDMLVSVSNVVETMFMLLIEQGVLVVTPDMMKQLDNVIDIMICSSVVSSLSFLSAIAADRYITIFYALRYHNIMTTQRAVAIIVVIWVASTISSTLFIVYYNYTAVIICLITIFCTMLVFTAVLYLHMFILAHIHSKRITTYYKNRRQHQATSMKGAITLTILLGVFVICWSPFFLHLILILTCPKSPYCACFFSHFNLFLILIICNSLIDPIIYAYRSQELRRTLKELVFCSWWFTM, from the coding sequence ATGAACGTTACAGCCTTCAATCCTCTCATCATGAAACACCTTGAGGTCAGCCCCCTGGATTCCACGCACTGGGAGAACACCTCTAACGTCTCCCTGGGCAGCCCCAACTCCACCGGCTGCGAGCAGATCACAATCCCCCACGAGATCTTTCTGACTCTGGGCTTAATTAGCCTGGTGGAGAACATTTTGGTGGTGCTGGCCATAATCAAGAACAGGAACCTGCACTCgcccatgtactatttcatctGCTGCCTGGCCGTCTCCGACATGCTGGTGAGCGTCAGCAATGTGGTGGAAACCATGTTCATGCTGCTGATCGAGCAGGGGGTGCTGGTGGTGACCCCGGACATGATGAAGCAGCTGGACAACGTGATCGACATCATGATCTGCAGCTCGGTGGtgtcctctctctccttcctcagCGCCATTGCGGCGGACCGCTACATCACCATCTTCTACGCTCTCCGCTACCACAATATCATGACCACCCAGCGCGCAGTGGCCATCATTGTGGTCATCTGGGTGGCCAGCACCATCTCCAGCACGCTCTTCATCGTCTACTACAACTACACAGCCGTCATCATCTGCCTCATCACCATCTTCTGCACCATGCTGGTGTTCACCGCGGTGCTGTACCTCCACATGTTCATCCTGGCTCACATCCACTCCAAGCGCATCACCACCTACTACAAGAACCGCCGCCAGCACCAGGCCACCAGCATGAAGGGGGCCATCACTCTGACCATCCTGCTGGGGGTCTTCGTCATCTGCTGGAGCCCGTTCTTCCTCCATCTCATTCTCATCCTCACCTGCCCCAAGAGCCCCTACTGCGCCTGTTTCTTCAGTCACTTCAACCTCTTCCTCATCCTCATCATCTGCAACTCCCTCATCGACCCCATCATCTACGCCTACAGGAGCCAGGAGCTGCGCAGGACTCTGAAGGAGCTCGTGTTCTGCTCCTGGTGGTTCACCATGTAG